In Thunnus maccoyii chromosome 11, fThuMac1.1, whole genome shotgun sequence, one genomic interval encodes:
- the mcf2lb gene encoding guanine nucleotide exchange factor DBS isoform X8 — protein MILWMKTEEMALGELLERLRTVTQSIDDIMQLDSSPLHAADITPDLKKQFAFLSGGRGDNGSPIIVFPEFPAFGEITDREFHNVLTYLTSVPSLSSTGVGFILVIDRRQDRWAAVKGTLLRIAGSFPGNLQLVLVLRPTTLLQRTLSDILFKFNKDEFKMKVPVIMLSSITELHSYIDRTQLTQELGGTQEYCHEKWISHRTAIEGFALMVKKTAQTLQSFGTELAETELPNETQATTILLSTHTTKKDKMKEDLLVALGQGSRLLESINEPVVRDPDHNMNQDELENMATVQRLLSQLDETERAFDEFWVRHQTKLEQCLQLRHFEHNYREVRALLDQVSEKLATFSEVGISPAHADHIFCELTTYEERVSEVLDKALALAREGDELIQNSHYAEDSIQPKCSELRAVSEDVSSNLTAKKDHLLKARELHHCLERASKWCDDGIYLLASQPVDKCQSHEGAELALQELERYLDNAGQNRLTDLSTIWTDYEAVLNQQLRDQVEKVFQKQGSMQEMFDKRRVSLKKLAAKQTRPVQPVAPRPEAFIKSPLSSPAHRAQQEKNCSEGNSGNCEKGNGQLQDGDSNSRHASLSEEEENLAVLRRHVMNELLETERAYVEELLCVLQGYASEMDNPAMAHLIPAPLQNKKEVLFGNMPEIYHFHKRTFLRELEQYTDCPELVGRCFLERMTDLEIYEKYCHNKPRSESLWRQCSDCAFFQECQKKLEHKLGLDSYLLKPVQRITKYQLLLKEMLKYSKTCEGADDLQQALTSILGILKAVNDSMHLIAITGYEGNMSELGKLLMQGSFSVWTEHKKGHAKVKDLARFKPMQRHLFLHEKALLFCKRREENGEGYEKAPSYSFKHSLNMSAVGITENAKGDNKKFEIWCNSREEVYIVQAPTAEVKTTWVNEIRKVLTTQLEACREASQQRAPDQVFQFPPVSSGSVNLSPFKSGQKSFKKGEEKKAEPCSPDANSSSSPKPTGKGSPTSPDHKTKRQSDPTPFGFKDAGPPPLHLSRARWFSTSSLLQTKWRGWNKASLSLDASEEHDGYSSAEDPLNSDPEDDNGKKLCAGKYTVMADYEKGGAQELSVKSGDMVQLIKEGDDGQWFVRNLSTTKEGWIAAANLITLIGKSQSCQSLTSSEGSGSGNLSTSSSCSETYTSFSDIKP, from the exons ATGATCCTGtggatgaagacagaagagatGGCCCTGGGAGAGCTGCTGGAGAGACTAAGGACAGTCACCCAAAGCATAG ATGATATCATGCAGCTGGACAGCAGTCCCCTCCACGCTGCTGACATCACCCCTGACCTCAAGAAGCAGTTCGCCTTTCTTTCAG GGGGTCGAGGAGATAATGGCAGCCCCATCATTGTGTTCCCAGAATTCCCTGCATTTGGAGAGATCACAGACAGGGAGTTTCACAACGTGCTCACCTACCTGACAAGCGTGCCCAG TTTGTCGTCAACAGGCGTGGGTTTCATCCTGGTCATCGATCGCCGGCAAGACCGATGGGCAGCCGTCAAAGGGACCCTGCTTCGTATTGCA gGCTCCTTCCCTGGGAACCTCCAGCTGGTTCTGGTTCTGAGGCCCACCACCCTCCTTCAGCGCACACTCTCTGACATTCTCTTCAAGTTCAACAAGGATGAGTTCAAGATGAAGGTGCCG GTGATCATGCTAAGCTCAATAACTGAGCTGCACTCCTACATTGACCGAACCCAGCTGACCCAGGAACTTGGGGGGACGCAGGAGTACTGTCACGAGAAGTGGATCTCTCACCGCact GCTATTGAAGGCTTTGCGTTGATGGTAAAGAAAACGGCACAGACCCTACAGTCTTTTGGGACCGAGCTGGCAGAAACTGAACTCCCCAATGAAACCCAGGCGACAACCATCCTGCTGAGCACACACACCACcaagaaagacaaaatgaag gaggATCTGCTGGTGGCTCTGGGACAGGGCAGCAGGCTGCTGGAGAGCATTAATGAGCCAGTGGTGCGAGACCCTGACCACAACATGAACCAGGATGAACTGGAGAACATGGCTACAGTGCAGAG ACTGCTGTCTCAGCTGGACGAGACAGAAAGGGCTTTCGATGAGTTTTGGGTGAGGCACCAGACCAAACTGGAACAGTGTCTCCAACTGCGCCACTTTGAGCACAACTACAGGGAG gtGAGGGCTCTGCTGGATCAAGTGTCTGAGAAACTTGCAACCTTCTCTGAGGTGGGGATCAGCCCAGCCCACGCTGACCATATCTTCTGTGAGCTCACCACCTATGAAGAGAGAGTTAGT GAGGTGCTGGACAAAGCTTTGGCGTTGGCCCGTGAGGGTGATGAACTGATCCAGAACTCCCACTATGCTGAGGATTCCATTCAGCCCAAATGCAGCGAGCTCAGAGCAGTCAGTGAAGATGTGAGCAGCAACTTGACAGCCAAGAAGGACCACCTCCTCAAAGCCAGGGAGCTGCATCACTGTTTGGAGAGG GCTTCTAAGTGGTGTGATGATGGTATATACCTGCTGGCCTCTCAGCCAGTAGACAAGTGTCAATCACATGAGGGGGCGGAGCTAGCTCTGCAGGAGCTGGAGCGTTACCTGGATAATGCAGGCCAGAACCGACTGACAGACCTCAGTACCATCTGGACAGATTATGAGGCAGTGCTCAACCAGCAGCTCAGG GACCAAGTGGAGAAGGTTTTCCAGAAGCAGGGGTCCATGCAGGAGATGTTTGATAAGAGGAGGGTCAGCCTGAAGAAGCTCGCAGCCAAACAGACCAGGCCGGTGCAGCCGGTAGCCCCCAGGCCTGAAGCCTTCATCAAatctcctctcagctcccctG CACACCGAGCACAGCAAGAGAAAAACTGCTCAGAGGGAAACTCTGGAAACTGTGAGAAA gGAAACGGCCAACTGCAGGATGGAGACAGTAACAGCAGACATGCCTCtctgtcagaggaggaggagaacctGGCAGTGCTCAGGAG acatgTTATGAACGAGCTGCTGGAAACTGAGAGAGCCTACGTGGAGGAGCTGCTCTGTGTATTACAG GGATATGCCTCTGAGATGGATAATCCAGCAATGGCCCACCTCATCCCTGCTCCTCTGCAGAACAAAAAGGAGGTTCTGTTTGGTAACATGCCAGAAATCTACCATTTCCATAAGAG GACGTtcctgagagagctggagcagTACACTGACTGCCCCGAGCTGGTTGGAAGGTGTTTTCTAGAGAGG ATGACCGACCTGGAGATCTATGAGAAGTACTGTCACAACAAGCCTCGCTCTGAAAGCCTGTGGAGGCAGTGCTCAGACTGCGCCTTCTTCCAG gAGTGTCAGAAAAAGCTGGAGCATAAACTGGGTCTAGATTCCTATCTGCTGAAGCCTGTTCAGAGAATCACCAAATATCAGCTGCTACTGAAG GAGATGCTTAAGTACAGTAAGACCTGTGAAGGGGCTGATGACCTGCAGCAGGCACTGACCTCCATCTTGGGCATCCTCAAGGCTGTCAATGACTCCATGCACCTCATCGCCATTACAGGATATGAG GGTAACATGAGTGAACTGGGCAAGCTGCTGATGCAGGGGTCGTTCAGCGTGTGGACGGAGCACAAGAAAGGTCATGCCAAGGTTAAGGATCTGGCTCGTTTCAAGCCCATGCAGAGACACCTGTTTCTCCATGAGAAGGCGCTGCTCTTCTgcaagaggagggaggaaaatggGGAAGGCTACGAGAAAGCTCCCTCCTACAGCTTCAAACACTCTCTCAAT ATGAGTGCTGTGGGCATTACAGAGAATGCAAAAGGAGATAACAAGAAGTTTGAAATCTGGTGCAACTCCAGAGAGGAGGTCTACATTGTTCAG GCACCGACAGCTGAAGTTAAAACGACTTGGGTGAATGAGATTAGGAAGGTTTTGACAACTCAGCTGGAGGCATGTAGAG aaGCCAGCCAGCAGAGGGCACCAGATCAGGTTTTCCAGTTTCCCCCTGTGTCAAGTGGATCAGTGAACCTAAG TCCATTCAAGAGCGGTCAGAAGAGCTTTaaaaagggagaggagaagaaagctGAGCCCTGCAGTCCTGATGCCAATTCCTCTTCTTCACCAAAGCCCACAGGAAAAG GATCTCCGACAAGCCCTGATCACAAGACGAAACGCCAGAGCGATCCTACGCCATTTGGGTTCAAAG ATGCAGgtcctcctcccctccacctGAGCAGGGCCAGGTGGTTCAGCACCTCTAGTCTCTTACAGACAAAGTGGAGAG GCTGGAACAAGGCCTCCCTGTCACTGGATGCCTCAGAGGAGCATGATGGCTATTCCAGTGCTGAGGATCCCCTTAACTCTGACCCAGAGGACGACAATGGCAAGAAGCTG TGTGCCGGCAAATATACAGTGATGGCCGACTATGAGAAGGGCGGAGCTCAAGAGCTCTCAGTGAAGAGCGGAGACATGGTACAGCTGATCAAGGAGGGGGATGACGGACAGTG GTTTGTGCGTAACCTGAGCACCACTAAGGAGGGCTGGATTGCTGCTGCTAATCTTATCACCCTGATTGGAAAGTCCCAGTCTTGCCAGTCTCTCACCAGCTCAG aagGCAGTGGCTCTGGAAACCTCAGCACATCATCAAGCTGCAGTGAGACCTACACAAGCTTCTCTGACATCAAACCATGA
- the mcf2lb gene encoding guanine nucleotide exchange factor DBS isoform X5 produces MILWMKTEEMALGELLERLRTVTQSIDDIMQLDSSPLHAADITPDLKKQFAFLSGGRGDNGSPIIVFPEFPAFGEITDREFHNVLTYLTSVPSLSSTGVGFILVIDRRQDRWAAVKGTLLRIAGSFPGNLQLVLVLRPTTLLQRTLSDILFKFNKDEFKMKVPVIMLSSITELHSYIDRTQLTQELGGTQEYCHEKWISHRTAIEGFALMVKKTAQTLQSFGTELAETELPNETQATTILLSTHTTKKDKMKEDLLVALGQGSRLLESINEPVVRDPDHNMNQDELENMATVQRLLSQLDETERAFDEFWVRHQTKLEQCLQLRHFEHNYREVRALLDQVSEKLATFSEVGISPAHADHIFCELTTYEERVSEVLDKALALAREGDELIQNSHYAEDSIQPKCSELRAVSEDVSSNLTAKKDHLLKARELHHCLERASKWCDDGIYLLASQPVDKCQSHEGAELALQELERYLDNAGQNRLTDLSTIWTDYEAVLNQQLRDQVEKVFQKQGSMQEMFDKRRVSLKKLAAKQTRPVQPVAPRPEAFIKSPLSSPAHRAQQEKNCSEGNSGNCEKGNGQLQDGDSNSRHASLSEEEENLAVLRRHVMNELLETERAYVEELLCVLQGYASEMDNPAMAHLIPAPLQNKKEVLFGNMPEIYHFHKRTFLRELEQYTDCPELVGRCFLERMTDLEIYEKYCHNKPRSESLWRQCSDCAFFQECQKKLEHKLGLDSYLLKPVQRITKYQLLLKEMLKYSKTCEGADDLQQALTSILGILKAVNDSMHLIAITGYEGNMSELGKLLMQGSFSVWTEHKKGHAKVKDLARFKPMQRHLFLHEKALLFCKRREENGEGYEKAPSYSFKHSLNMSAVGITENAKGDNKKFEIWCNSREEVYIVQAPTAEVKTTWVNEIRKVLTTQLEACREASQQRAPDQVFQFPPVSSGSVNLSPFKSGQKSFKKGEEKKAEPCSPDANSSSSPKPTGKDETVTSPTSDRAAVAKKRFTLQGFSNLKAQKEPSSTDDKSFTLPMTILLLPGSPTSPDHKTKRQSDPTPFGFKGWNKASLSLDASEEHDGYSSAEDPLNSDPEDDNGKKLCAGKYTVMADYEKGGAQELSVKSGDMVQLIKEGDDGQWFVRNLSTTKEGWIAAANLITLIGKSQSCQSLTSSEGSGSGNLSTSSSCSETYTSFSDIKP; encoded by the exons ATGATCCTGtggatgaagacagaagagatGGCCCTGGGAGAGCTGCTGGAGAGACTAAGGACAGTCACCCAAAGCATAG ATGATATCATGCAGCTGGACAGCAGTCCCCTCCACGCTGCTGACATCACCCCTGACCTCAAGAAGCAGTTCGCCTTTCTTTCAG GGGGTCGAGGAGATAATGGCAGCCCCATCATTGTGTTCCCAGAATTCCCTGCATTTGGAGAGATCACAGACAGGGAGTTTCACAACGTGCTCACCTACCTGACAAGCGTGCCCAG TTTGTCGTCAACAGGCGTGGGTTTCATCCTGGTCATCGATCGCCGGCAAGACCGATGGGCAGCCGTCAAAGGGACCCTGCTTCGTATTGCA gGCTCCTTCCCTGGGAACCTCCAGCTGGTTCTGGTTCTGAGGCCCACCACCCTCCTTCAGCGCACACTCTCTGACATTCTCTTCAAGTTCAACAAGGATGAGTTCAAGATGAAGGTGCCG GTGATCATGCTAAGCTCAATAACTGAGCTGCACTCCTACATTGACCGAACCCAGCTGACCCAGGAACTTGGGGGGACGCAGGAGTACTGTCACGAGAAGTGGATCTCTCACCGCact GCTATTGAAGGCTTTGCGTTGATGGTAAAGAAAACGGCACAGACCCTACAGTCTTTTGGGACCGAGCTGGCAGAAACTGAACTCCCCAATGAAACCCAGGCGACAACCATCCTGCTGAGCACACACACCACcaagaaagacaaaatgaag gaggATCTGCTGGTGGCTCTGGGACAGGGCAGCAGGCTGCTGGAGAGCATTAATGAGCCAGTGGTGCGAGACCCTGACCACAACATGAACCAGGATGAACTGGAGAACATGGCTACAGTGCAGAG ACTGCTGTCTCAGCTGGACGAGACAGAAAGGGCTTTCGATGAGTTTTGGGTGAGGCACCAGACCAAACTGGAACAGTGTCTCCAACTGCGCCACTTTGAGCACAACTACAGGGAG gtGAGGGCTCTGCTGGATCAAGTGTCTGAGAAACTTGCAACCTTCTCTGAGGTGGGGATCAGCCCAGCCCACGCTGACCATATCTTCTGTGAGCTCACCACCTATGAAGAGAGAGTTAGT GAGGTGCTGGACAAAGCTTTGGCGTTGGCCCGTGAGGGTGATGAACTGATCCAGAACTCCCACTATGCTGAGGATTCCATTCAGCCCAAATGCAGCGAGCTCAGAGCAGTCAGTGAAGATGTGAGCAGCAACTTGACAGCCAAGAAGGACCACCTCCTCAAAGCCAGGGAGCTGCATCACTGTTTGGAGAGG GCTTCTAAGTGGTGTGATGATGGTATATACCTGCTGGCCTCTCAGCCAGTAGACAAGTGTCAATCACATGAGGGGGCGGAGCTAGCTCTGCAGGAGCTGGAGCGTTACCTGGATAATGCAGGCCAGAACCGACTGACAGACCTCAGTACCATCTGGACAGATTATGAGGCAGTGCTCAACCAGCAGCTCAGG GACCAAGTGGAGAAGGTTTTCCAGAAGCAGGGGTCCATGCAGGAGATGTTTGATAAGAGGAGGGTCAGCCTGAAGAAGCTCGCAGCCAAACAGACCAGGCCGGTGCAGCCGGTAGCCCCCAGGCCTGAAGCCTTCATCAAatctcctctcagctcccctG CACACCGAGCACAGCAAGAGAAAAACTGCTCAGAGGGAAACTCTGGAAACTGTGAGAAA gGAAACGGCCAACTGCAGGATGGAGACAGTAACAGCAGACATGCCTCtctgtcagaggaggaggagaacctGGCAGTGCTCAGGAG acatgTTATGAACGAGCTGCTGGAAACTGAGAGAGCCTACGTGGAGGAGCTGCTCTGTGTATTACAG GGATATGCCTCTGAGATGGATAATCCAGCAATGGCCCACCTCATCCCTGCTCCTCTGCAGAACAAAAAGGAGGTTCTGTTTGGTAACATGCCAGAAATCTACCATTTCCATAAGAG GACGTtcctgagagagctggagcagTACACTGACTGCCCCGAGCTGGTTGGAAGGTGTTTTCTAGAGAGG ATGACCGACCTGGAGATCTATGAGAAGTACTGTCACAACAAGCCTCGCTCTGAAAGCCTGTGGAGGCAGTGCTCAGACTGCGCCTTCTTCCAG gAGTGTCAGAAAAAGCTGGAGCATAAACTGGGTCTAGATTCCTATCTGCTGAAGCCTGTTCAGAGAATCACCAAATATCAGCTGCTACTGAAG GAGATGCTTAAGTACAGTAAGACCTGTGAAGGGGCTGATGACCTGCAGCAGGCACTGACCTCCATCTTGGGCATCCTCAAGGCTGTCAATGACTCCATGCACCTCATCGCCATTACAGGATATGAG GGTAACATGAGTGAACTGGGCAAGCTGCTGATGCAGGGGTCGTTCAGCGTGTGGACGGAGCACAAGAAAGGTCATGCCAAGGTTAAGGATCTGGCTCGTTTCAAGCCCATGCAGAGACACCTGTTTCTCCATGAGAAGGCGCTGCTCTTCTgcaagaggagggaggaaaatggGGAAGGCTACGAGAAAGCTCCCTCCTACAGCTTCAAACACTCTCTCAAT ATGAGTGCTGTGGGCATTACAGAGAATGCAAAAGGAGATAACAAGAAGTTTGAAATCTGGTGCAACTCCAGAGAGGAGGTCTACATTGTTCAG GCACCGACAGCTGAAGTTAAAACGACTTGGGTGAATGAGATTAGGAAGGTTTTGACAACTCAGCTGGAGGCATGTAGAG aaGCCAGCCAGCAGAGGGCACCAGATCAGGTTTTCCAGTTTCCCCCTGTGTCAAGTGGATCAGTGAACCTAAG TCCATTCAAGAGCGGTCAGAAGAGCTTTaaaaagggagaggagaagaaagctGAGCCCTGCAGTCCTGATGCCAATTCCTCTTCTTCACCAAAGCCCACAGGAAAAG ATGAGACTGTGACAAGCCCTACCTCAGACAGAGCTGCTGTGGCTAAAAAGCGCTTTACTTTACAGGGTTTCAGTAACCTCAAAGCTCAGAAAG AGCCTTCATCTACTGATGATAAAAGTTTTACATTACCCATGACGATCCTCCTGTTACCAG GATCTCCGACAAGCCCTGATCACAAGACGAAACGCCAGAGCGATCCTACGCCATTTGGGTTCAAAG GCTGGAACAAGGCCTCCCTGTCACTGGATGCCTCAGAGGAGCATGATGGCTATTCCAGTGCTGAGGATCCCCTTAACTCTGACCCAGAGGACGACAATGGCAAGAAGCTG TGTGCCGGCAAATATACAGTGATGGCCGACTATGAGAAGGGCGGAGCTCAAGAGCTCTCAGTGAAGAGCGGAGACATGGTACAGCTGATCAAGGAGGGGGATGACGGACAGTG GTTTGTGCGTAACCTGAGCACCACTAAGGAGGGCTGGATTGCTGCTGCTAATCTTATCACCCTGATTGGAAAGTCCCAGTCTTGCCAGTCTCTCACCAGCTCAG aagGCAGTGGCTCTGGAAACCTCAGCACATCATCAAGCTGCAGTGAGACCTACACAAGCTTCTCTGACATCAAACCATGA
- the mcf2lb gene encoding guanine nucleotide exchange factor DBS isoform X10, whose product MSLHEFLRDGGEASYRIMNRLSHLIQNLDISGLGSPFPFSPASRKNSWRGWDDDIMQLDSSPLHAADITPDLKKQFAFLSGGRGDNGSPIIVFPEFPAFGEITDREFHNVLTYLTSVPSLSSTGVGFILVIDRRQDRWAAVKGTLLRIAGSFPGNLQLVLVLRPTTLLQRTLSDILFKFNKDEFKMKVPVIMLSSITELHSYIDRTQLTQELGGTQEYCHEKWISHRTAIEGFALMVKKTAQTLQSFGTELAETELPNETQATTILLSTHTTKKDKMKEDLLVALGQGSRLLESINEPVVRDPDHNMNQDELENMATVQRLLSQLDETERAFDEFWVRHQTKLEQCLQLRHFEHNYREVRALLDQVSEKLATFSEVGISPAHADHIFCELTTYEERVSEVLDKALALAREGDELIQNSHYAEDSIQPKCSELRAVSEDVSSNLTAKKDHLLKARELHHCLERASKWCDDGIYLLASQPVDKCQSHEGAELALQELERYLDNAGQNRLTDLSTIWTDYEAVLNQQLRDQVEKVFQKQGSMQEMFDKRRVSLKKLAAKQTRPVQPVAPRPEAFIKSPLSSPAHRAQQEKNCSEGNSGNCEKGNGQLQDGDSNSRHASLSEEEENLAVLRRHVMNELLETERAYVEELLCVLQGYASEMDNPAMAHLIPAPLQNKKEVLFGNMPEIYHFHKRTFLRELEQYTDCPELVGRCFLERMTDLEIYEKYCHNKPRSESLWRQCSDCAFFQECQKKLEHKLGLDSYLLKPVQRITKYQLLLKEMLKYSKTCEGADDLQQALTSILGILKAVNDSMHLIAITGYEGNMSELGKLLMQGSFSVWTEHKKGHAKVKDLARFKPMQRHLFLHEKALLFCKRREENGEGYEKAPSYSFKHSLNMSAVGITENAKGDNKKFEIWCNSREEVYIVQAPTAEVKTTWVNEIRKVLTTQLEACREASQQRAPDQVFQFPPVSSGSVNLSPFKSGQKSFKKGEEKKAEPCSPDANSSSSPKPTGKDETVTSPTSDRAAVAKKRFTLQGFSNLKAQKEPSSTDDKSFTLPMTILLLPGSPTSPDHKTKRQSDPTPFGFKDAGPPPLHLSRARWFSTSSLLQTKWRGWNKASLSLDASEEHDGYSSAEDPLNSDPEDDNGKKLCAGKYTVMADYEKGGAQELSVKSGDMVQLIKEGDDGQWFVRNLSTTKEGWIAAANLITLIGKSQSCQSLTSSEGSGSGNLSTSSSCSETYTSFSDIKP is encoded by the exons ATGTCTCTGCATGAGTTTCTGCGTGACGGCGGTGAGGCGTCGTACCGGATCATGAACCGGCTCAGTCATCTGATCCAGAACTTGGACATCTCTGGACTGGGCTCTCCTTTCCCTTTCAGCCCTGCCAGCCGTAAGAACTCCTGGAGAGGCTGGGATG ATGATATCATGCAGCTGGACAGCAGTCCCCTCCACGCTGCTGACATCACCCCTGACCTCAAGAAGCAGTTCGCCTTTCTTTCAG GGGGTCGAGGAGATAATGGCAGCCCCATCATTGTGTTCCCAGAATTCCCTGCATTTGGAGAGATCACAGACAGGGAGTTTCACAACGTGCTCACCTACCTGACAAGCGTGCCCAG TTTGTCGTCAACAGGCGTGGGTTTCATCCTGGTCATCGATCGCCGGCAAGACCGATGGGCAGCCGTCAAAGGGACCCTGCTTCGTATTGCA gGCTCCTTCCCTGGGAACCTCCAGCTGGTTCTGGTTCTGAGGCCCACCACCCTCCTTCAGCGCACACTCTCTGACATTCTCTTCAAGTTCAACAAGGATGAGTTCAAGATGAAGGTGCCG GTGATCATGCTAAGCTCAATAACTGAGCTGCACTCCTACATTGACCGAACCCAGCTGACCCAGGAACTTGGGGGGACGCAGGAGTACTGTCACGAGAAGTGGATCTCTCACCGCact GCTATTGAAGGCTTTGCGTTGATGGTAAAGAAAACGGCACAGACCCTACAGTCTTTTGGGACCGAGCTGGCAGAAACTGAACTCCCCAATGAAACCCAGGCGACAACCATCCTGCTGAGCACACACACCACcaagaaagacaaaatgaag gaggATCTGCTGGTGGCTCTGGGACAGGGCAGCAGGCTGCTGGAGAGCATTAATGAGCCAGTGGTGCGAGACCCTGACCACAACATGAACCAGGATGAACTGGAGAACATGGCTACAGTGCAGAG ACTGCTGTCTCAGCTGGACGAGACAGAAAGGGCTTTCGATGAGTTTTGGGTGAGGCACCAGACCAAACTGGAACAGTGTCTCCAACTGCGCCACTTTGAGCACAACTACAGGGAG gtGAGGGCTCTGCTGGATCAAGTGTCTGAGAAACTTGCAACCTTCTCTGAGGTGGGGATCAGCCCAGCCCACGCTGACCATATCTTCTGTGAGCTCACCACCTATGAAGAGAGAGTTAGT GAGGTGCTGGACAAAGCTTTGGCGTTGGCCCGTGAGGGTGATGAACTGATCCAGAACTCCCACTATGCTGAGGATTCCATTCAGCCCAAATGCAGCGAGCTCAGAGCAGTCAGTGAAGATGTGAGCAGCAACTTGACAGCCAAGAAGGACCACCTCCTCAAAGCCAGGGAGCTGCATCACTGTTTGGAGAGG GCTTCTAAGTGGTGTGATGATGGTATATACCTGCTGGCCTCTCAGCCAGTAGACAAGTGTCAATCACATGAGGGGGCGGAGCTAGCTCTGCAGGAGCTGGAGCGTTACCTGGATAATGCAGGCCAGAACCGACTGACAGACCTCAGTACCATCTGGACAGATTATGAGGCAGTGCTCAACCAGCAGCTCAGG GACCAAGTGGAGAAGGTTTTCCAGAAGCAGGGGTCCATGCAGGAGATGTTTGATAAGAGGAGGGTCAGCCTGAAGAAGCTCGCAGCCAAACAGACCAGGCCGGTGCAGCCGGTAGCCCCCAGGCCTGAAGCCTTCATCAAatctcctctcagctcccctG CACACCGAGCACAGCAAGAGAAAAACTGCTCAGAGGGAAACTCTGGAAACTGTGAGAAA gGAAACGGCCAACTGCAGGATGGAGACAGTAACAGCAGACATGCCTCtctgtcagaggaggaggagaacctGGCAGTGCTCAGGAG acatgTTATGAACGAGCTGCTGGAAACTGAGAGAGCCTACGTGGAGGAGCTGCTCTGTGTATTACAG GGATATGCCTCTGAGATGGATAATCCAGCAATGGCCCACCTCATCCCTGCTCCTCTGCAGAACAAAAAGGAGGTTCTGTTTGGTAACATGCCAGAAATCTACCATTTCCATAAGAG GACGTtcctgagagagctggagcagTACACTGACTGCCCCGAGCTGGTTGGAAGGTGTTTTCTAGAGAGG ATGACCGACCTGGAGATCTATGAGAAGTACTGTCACAACAAGCCTCGCTCTGAAAGCCTGTGGAGGCAGTGCTCAGACTGCGCCTTCTTCCAG gAGTGTCAGAAAAAGCTGGAGCATAAACTGGGTCTAGATTCCTATCTGCTGAAGCCTGTTCAGAGAATCACCAAATATCAGCTGCTACTGAAG GAGATGCTTAAGTACAGTAAGACCTGTGAAGGGGCTGATGACCTGCAGCAGGCACTGACCTCCATCTTGGGCATCCTCAAGGCTGTCAATGACTCCATGCACCTCATCGCCATTACAGGATATGAG GGTAACATGAGTGAACTGGGCAAGCTGCTGATGCAGGGGTCGTTCAGCGTGTGGACGGAGCACAAGAAAGGTCATGCCAAGGTTAAGGATCTGGCTCGTTTCAAGCCCATGCAGAGACACCTGTTTCTCCATGAGAAGGCGCTGCTCTTCTgcaagaggagggaggaaaatggGGAAGGCTACGAGAAAGCTCCCTCCTACAGCTTCAAACACTCTCTCAAT ATGAGTGCTGTGGGCATTACAGAGAATGCAAAAGGAGATAACAAGAAGTTTGAAATCTGGTGCAACTCCAGAGAGGAGGTCTACATTGTTCAG GCACCGACAGCTGAAGTTAAAACGACTTGGGTGAATGAGATTAGGAAGGTTTTGACAACTCAGCTGGAGGCATGTAGAG aaGCCAGCCAGCAGAGGGCACCAGATCAGGTTTTCCAGTTTCCCCCTGTGTCAAGTGGATCAGTGAACCTAAG TCCATTCAAGAGCGGTCAGAAGAGCTTTaaaaagggagaggagaagaaagctGAGCCCTGCAGTCCTGATGCCAATTCCTCTTCTTCACCAAAGCCCACAGGAAAAG ATGAGACTGTGACAAGCCCTACCTCAGACAGAGCTGCTGTGGCTAAAAAGCGCTTTACTTTACAGGGTTTCAGTAACCTCAAAGCTCAGAAAG AGCCTTCATCTACTGATGATAAAAGTTTTACATTACCCATGACGATCCTCCTGTTACCAG GATCTCCGACAAGCCCTGATCACAAGACGAAACGCCAGAGCGATCCTACGCCATTTGGGTTCAAAG ATGCAGgtcctcctcccctccacctGAGCAGGGCCAGGTGGTTCAGCACCTCTAGTCTCTTACAGACAAAGTGGAGAG GCTGGAACAAGGCCTCCCTGTCACTGGATGCCTCAGAGGAGCATGATGGCTATTCCAGTGCTGAGGATCCCCTTAACTCTGACCCAGAGGACGACAATGGCAAGAAGCTG TGTGCCGGCAAATATACAGTGATGGCCGACTATGAGAAGGGCGGAGCTCAAGAGCTCTCAGTGAAGAGCGGAGACATGGTACAGCTGATCAAGGAGGGGGATGACGGACAGTG GTTTGTGCGTAACCTGAGCACCACTAAGGAGGGCTGGATTGCTGCTGCTAATCTTATCACCCTGATTGGAAAGTCCCAGTCTTGCCAGTCTCTCACCAGCTCAG aagGCAGTGGCTCTGGAAACCTCAGCACATCATCAAGCTGCAGTGAGACCTACACAAGCTTCTCTGACATCAAACCATGA